The window ttcctttgagttTTTAATTGTTCCAATTTTACATGTTATCGATATGTTATGTTAGTGATATCTTCTGTGAGCAGAATGAagcatgtatgttttttaaaaatatagtgTAAAAGCAAGTCATATTTTACAAGTTTTGGAGAGGAAATAAAGAGAGATTAAAAACTGGTTGTCCCTCCCCTGCCCCCAGTGTGCCACTAGAGCGAGGCAACTCCGAAGTATACCGACAGAGGGAGGCCCGCGCCGCTCGCCTGGCCAGTGAGATTGAGTCCAGCCCCCAGTATCGACATCGAGTAGGCCTGGAGAACGACGAGGGTAAAAGCGAAGAAGACAAGTACAGCGCTGTGGTGCGCGATGGTGCCGATCGCGACCGGGGTCACGAGAGTCCCCGTGAACGGGAAAGGGGCCGAGACAGCCCTGGAGCAAGGTTAGTTAGACACGTCGTGTTCAAAGTAGAGTTGGGATGTCCAAGCTCGACCGTCAACTGATGCACAGACACTCAAACACGTAGACTGGGCTAACTTGCGCTAGCTAGCGACAGCCAACCACGCATTCTTTTGCCATCACTCACCTagccacacacattcaaagtcgCAGATGTTTGCACTTCTTCCAACACATTTGGGAGTCAATTTTACTCACCGCCAACTCTTTTGTAGCTCTAGTTAAATGCGTCAGTTGGAACATTGTGAGCATTTTTCTTTGTCCAGGTTTTGCATCgattttattcaaatatgcGGTTGTACAGAATGTAGTACAAAATCTTTGACAATCAGTGAAAGTAATCAAGCGAAGGTTTTATTGACGTCTTGACTCGTGTTTTGTTACTCAGGGATGGCAAGTACATCCCATTACCTCAGCGGCAAAGAGAGATGAACCGGGACCGAGCCGAGAGAGGTCCCGGCGGTCCTCCGCCTCACAGTCGTCTTAGTGGCGGTTACCGCTCCACCCCTCCGTCATCTTCCTCGTCTCCCAGACCGCCGCTCCCCCCCGCGGGCGGCCCCCAATCTGGCGTCTCTCCCTCGGAGCGAAGCAGCCCCCTGTCTGGCCGCAGCGGGGCATACGCCGCCCACCACCCCCAGGGAAGCCCCAGTCCAGGCCCCAGCTCCGGTCCCAGCAGTCCGTACACGCCTGCTTCTCCGGGAGCGGCACCGACCTCTGGTGCGTCCCTCTCGACTGCCCCTTCGCCAACGAGCCCTCCCGGCCCCCATGGACACTTAGTGCCACATTCCCACTCCCTACCGCACTCCCTGTCAGAGGCTGCTCGACCTGTCAATGGAGGTACGTTGCGTTTGGTCAGTTCGTATTATTTTCACGgtgagtgcaaaaaaaaccccactgtaAAATAATTGGCTTTCCTTTCCTATGTCCTAatatattttggagaaaaagggAGCATTTTGGATTCATTATATAATCTGCCGATGTCAGaactcctaaaaaaaaacaaatacaaatattgcaaTTTGATGCGGTGTTTCAGATGTTTTACAAGTACCAGTACACGGGCACCCTCTGCTGGTACTCTTCAGTTCTAGTAAAGTCTCGCATTTAATCTTTCGGAActcattgttttgaaatgaatttcaGTAAGATTTTTATTCAACCgttatttgaaatacatttgagaTCTGGGTATCTTTCTAGTGCTGTACATTGTAATTACCTTTAAAAGGCTGCTACGTCATttccttttattgaaaaatggagtgaataattcagttttagtATTTTGGGGTGGTCTGCTCACCTGTATCTCACGAGAACAGATGCTTCCCTGCGCTGAGCTGCGGCCAAAGTCCCATTCCTGCCTTTAGAATTAAAACAAGTGTAATCTGGAGGAAGAAGACAAATTTTAAGCAGCATTTACAAAATGAGCTGAGTGTGATAAGTGACACcaatttgatacatttttgcTTCTGTAACTGGAGTAGCTCTATCCATCGGAGTGTTACAAATAGAAGTTTAGtagtaaatgtttcttttttttatgttctttttatctTTCAGTCGCCACCAGGACGTCTCCCAAAGCTCAAAGACCTCCACAGTCAAGCAGAACAGTCCGCACTCCAAGCACGCATGCTCAGTCCTCTGGTAACGTTCTCTCATTTTATCTGTCCATTGCTCCGGCGTACCGTGTTCTCCTTTGCTATCTGCTGATGAGTTGGGTTCTGTCCTTGCAGCCACTCGCTCGCCAAAATCAGGCTCTTCCCAGGACACGCCCTATTTGGACACGTCGTCCATCTCCTTGCCGGTGCAGAAGACGTCAGGCCCCGCCCCTCTCTTCCCTGTGGATGGTACAGGCAACCCGTTCACCTCCTGTTCCCCCTTTTAATTAATGAAAAGCTTGCAATCAAAGTCCACATTATTCCGCAATGACACAAGAGTTCGTCTGCCAAATTGAGTCAGTCGACGCACCTAATGAAGCGGCACAACTCATTAGTTTGTCATTTGTCCTGCCAGTGAATGAGATCCTCGGCGCCGCTGCAAAGGAACGCTCCGCGGAGAGCCCCGGCAGCACGGAGGAAAGCAAAAGCAGCAAAGGTGAGAGAATGCGACGAAGTGGCATGAAGACGGAACGCCGCATCTACTTTCTCAAAACTGTGGTTTTCATTACATGTCGGTTCTCCTACTTCCCCGCTAGCTCCTTCAGTTCAACAAAGGTCACAAATTGAGGAGCTACGGAAGTTTGGCAAGGAATTTAGGGTAAGTGTTTGCTTGCATTTCCATGAGCTGCGTAATTGGACCTCCAATTTCAAGACGATGGTCCACACCAAAACACATCATTACAGTACTTATTTGgttccaaaaatgtatttgacaaACATGCTTTTCATATAATGTTATTGTAATCTTAAAtatgtgatttattttcattaaactAGGACATACTTGTAATATGTGTCCTCCACACTTGATGGATTTGAATTTTATTGTCACTGTATTTTAATActgtttaatatatatatatattttttgtattgtgAAAAGTGCTAAAAAGATAATGATACTCAGCTAACATTTGCGATTTTCCGTCCAGCTCCAGCCAAGTGGAAGCAGCTCAAGCTCTCCGAGCTCTCCCGCAGCAGCGACTCCTCCCGTGGTAGGCGATGTCGCGCAGGCCAGCGCAGCCAAACCGTCGCCGTCAGACACTCACGCGGCTTCCGAACCGAAGCCGCAGCCCCCTGTGCCCAGCTCCTCCCACCCTCACCCTTTGCCCCTCCTGTCCGATGAACCCTCCAACGAGCCCGGCGTGCCAGGTGCCCCCAGTTCTGTTGCCGCGGGCGCCGTTCCAGACAGGCATTCACCGGCTGCCCCTCAGCCGGCCAGGACCCCAGGAAGTGATGAGGGCACGCCTGAGCGCACAGAGGGTGTGGCagagtgagttaaaaaaaaaaaaaactatatatatatatatatatatatagtcgtGTTGATGGGagccattttgacatttttgtcctcATGTTTAGTCAAGTAAAGAAATCCACGTTAAACCCCAACGCTAAAGAATTCAACCCAATCAAAGCTCAGATGCCGATGGTGAGCCTTttaacttgtgtgtgtgtgtgtgtgtgtgtgtgtgtgtgtaggataTGCTCGGTCACATACCGACCAtcctttttttaaccctttgcCCCGGTATACAGACAAAGCCCAACACGGCGCCCACCCCACCCCGACCTACTCCACCGAGCCCCGTGGTCATTCAGCACCCAGGGGGACAGGGTCCGCTCTACAACGCCCCCTACCTGTCCTACGTGTCACAGATTCATTCTGTACAGGTAGATGATAAGAGATTTCTGATTGGATCGTCAGAGAAACTTTGatttactttaaaaatgtttagtgTACCACATCGCAAGTGCTTTCTAGTAtttattctttgtttgtttggcttGTTTTCCCAGGCTCCTCAAATGTACCAGTACACTATGTCTGCGGTCAGCCAGGGAAAATACCCCAGGGCCAAAGGTAATGCATGGAACCTTCCTTTCCATGCCAGCCATTAAAGTctagcacatttttttcaacgttTTTATGTTAAAATAGCGCTCATAAAAAGTAGGTCTGTCATTAAACCTAAGTTGGGTGACTCTTAAGTCAAGGTACCTCTTTAATTTATTTAGAGCTCCAGTCACAAACTATGAGCCCTCACGCTCTCAAACGGCGACCTCTCTACAACCTCAATTAAAACAATGCCACGTTTCAGGCTCTGTGGTGGCGCCGCGTTCAGACCACGGCACGTCAGCGCCCCCCATGTTGCAAGCAGCGGCATCAGCTGCCGGCGCCCCCTTGGTCGCCTCCCCTTACCCTCAGTCCTACCTTCAATACAACCCGCAGCAGTATGGCCAACAGCAGGTCATCCAGGCTATGTCACCCTACCCTGGACAGGTAGTACACGTGTCTCTTCGCCCCAatctcttgtttttcttcaacatttcaaataatgTTCTACTCCTTTCAGCCCATGTACTCCATGCTGCAAGGAGGAGCTA of the Syngnathoides biaculeatus isolate LvHL_M chromosome 22, ASM1980259v1, whole genome shotgun sequence genome contains:
- the atxn2l gene encoding ataxin-2-like protein isoform X1, yielding MLKQQQPSSAGRKAANGTAGPAGMSSPVSGGGGSSGNRTPVGRNRPSAKPSFQSSPVFEGVYNNARMLHFLTAVVGSTCDIRVKNGSMFEGIFKTLSSRCELAVDAVHKRSEESSTSTPPRREDITDTMIFSPSDLVTMICKDVDLNYATRDTFTDTAISATRVNGEHKEKVLQRWEGGDSNGESYNLDADASNGWDANEMFRYNEVKYGVTSTYDSSLSMYTVPLERGNSEVYRQREARAARLASEIESSPQYRHRVGLENDEGKSEEDKYSAVVRDGADRDRGHESPRERERGRDSPGARDGKYIPLPQRQREMNRDRAERGPGGPPPHSRLSGGYRSTPPSSSSSPRPPLPPAGGPQSGVSPSERSSPLSGRSGAYAAHHPQGSPSPGPSSGPSSPYTPASPGAAPTSGASLSTAPSPTSPPGPHGHLVPHSHSLPHSLSEAARPVNGVATRTSPKAQRPPQSSRTVRTPSTHAQSSATRSPKSGSSQDTPYLDTSSISLPVQKTSGPAPLFPVDVNEILGAAAKERSAESPGSTEESKSSKAPSVQQRSQIEELRKFGKEFRLQPSGSSSSSPSSPAAATPPVVGDVAQASAAKPSPSDTHAASEPKPQPPVPSSSHPHPLPLLSDEPSNEPGVPGAPSSVAAGAVPDRHSPAAPQPARTPGSDEGTPERTEGVADQVKKSTLNPNAKEFNPIKAQMPMTKPNTAPTPPRPTPPSPVVIQHPGGQGPLYNAPYLSYVSQIHSVQAPQMYQYTMSAVSQGKYPRAKGSVVAPRSDHGTSAPPMLQAAASAAGAPLVASPYPQSYLQYNPQQYGQQQVIQAMSPYPGQPMYSMLQGGARMIGQGGGPHPQALGPPGGPQFQTQGDGPQGPQQGIYAPQSFPHHSGAVHQPQPSSTPTGNQPPPQHAAPSPGQNAQSGPQPQSLYHSGPLSAPTPPNMPPGHTSPQGSYPIQGYSIHSHQGIPPTYPLGQLAQAHVQGAMSGPHHSGSHGQPQLLMLQPPPQQGPGSVPPHPQHGPQQGTHQHFYIGHPQAMQVQTHPASFHPPGN
- the atxn2l gene encoding ataxin-2-like protein isoform X2, with translation MANARNRPSAKPSFQSSPVFEGVYNNARMLHFLTAVVGSTCDIRVKNGSMFEGIFKTLSSRCELAVDAVHKRSEESSTSTPPRREDITDTMIFSPSDLVTMICKDVDLNYATRDTFTDTAISATRVNGEHKEKVLQRWEGGDSNGESYNLDADASNGWDANEMFRYNEVKYGVTSTYDSSLSMYTVPLERGNSEVYRQREARAARLASEIESSPQYRHRVGLENDEGKSEEDKYSAVVRDGADRDRGHESPRERERGRDSPGARDGKYIPLPQRQREMNRDRAERGPGGPPPHSRLSGGYRSTPPSSSSSPRPPLPPAGGPQSGVSPSERSSPLSGRSGAYAAHHPQGSPSPGPSSGPSSPYTPASPGAAPTSGASLSTAPSPTSPPGPHGHLVPHSHSLPHSLSEAARPVNGVATRTSPKAQRPPQSSRTVRTPSTHAQSSATRSPKSGSSQDTPYLDTSSISLPVQKTSGPAPLFPVDVNEILGAAAKERSAESPGSTEESKSSKAPSVQQRSQIEELRKFGKEFRLQPSGSSSSSPSSPAAATPPVVGDVAQASAAKPSPSDTHAASEPKPQPPVPSSSHPHPLPLLSDEPSNEPGVPGAPSSVAAGAVPDRHSPAAPQPARTPGSDEGTPERTEGVADQVKKSTLNPNAKEFNPIKAQMPMTKPNTAPTPPRPTPPSPVVIQHPGGQGPLYNAPYLSYVSQIHSVQAPQMYQYTMSAVSQGKYPRAKGSVVAPRSDHGTSAPPMLQAAASAAGAPLVASPYPQSYLQYNPQQYGQQQVIQAMSPYPGQPMYSMLQGGARMIGQGGGPHPQALGPPGGPQFQTQGDGPQGPQQGIYAPQSFPHHSGAVHQPQPSSTPTGNQPPPQHAAPSPGQNAQSGPQPQSLYHSGPLSAPTPPNMPPGHTSPQGSYPIQGYSIHSHQGIPPTYPLGQLAQAHVQGAMSGPHHSGSHGQPQLLMLQPPPQQGPGSVPPHPQHGPQQGTHQHFYIGHPQAMQVQTHPASFHPPGN